Proteins found in one Apostichopus japonicus isolate 1M-3 chromosome 16, ASM3797524v1, whole genome shotgun sequence genomic segment:
- the LOC139983695 gene encoding uncharacterized protein gives MSGMKEEILATSSRFVKLYADKDFIGLSNLFTEDCKLLPFGSPMVEGREVIAKIFQGLYDSGFTTLQSETVEIGAAGGDVTYSISFYKFFLADGKVAQDGKLVKLWKRVNGKLLVYIDIFNTNSP, from the exons GtatgaaagaagaaatattgGCTACCTCTAGCAGATTTGTGAAGCTGTACGCAGACAAAGACTTCATTGGTCTGAGTAACCTCTTCACAGAAGATTGTAAACTGCTTCCGTTTGGATCTCCCATGGTAGAAGGACGTGAAG TGATCGCCAAGATATTTCAGGGCCTGTACGACTCTGGTTTTACAACCTTACAGAGTGAAACTGTAGAGATAGGTGCAGCCGGTGGTGACGTGACCTATTCCATATCTTTCTACAAGTTCTTTTTGGCCGATGGAAAAGTAGCGCAAGATGGAAA ACTTGTGAAGCTGTGGAAACGAGTCAACGGGAAGTTGTTAGTATACATTGATATCTTTAACACCAACAGCCCTTAG